The Ensifer adhaerens genome contains a region encoding:
- a CDS encoding Gfo/Idh/MocA family protein translates to MTKELGVGIIGCGNISTTYFKLAPLFRGIKVVACADINPAAAEARAAEYGVKAESIEALLANPDVDIVVNLTIPDAHYPVSKAILEAGKHVYSEKPLVLSLEQGEELRAIAKAKGLSVGCAPDTFLGGAHQLARSYVDAGKIGRVTSGTCHVMNPGMEMWHPNPDFFFLPGGGPILDLGPYYIANLINLIGPVKRVAALATMANPTRTITSEPRKGEVIPVRTPTNIHALLEFENGATITLSASWDVWSHRHANMELYGTEGSLYVPDPNFFGGTVEASGRDKKIEPLEPWDHPFGVANQEHPQGPMANYRTAGLADMALAILEGRDARCSLDRALHGVDVMVSILKSGEEGRFVELSTTCTQPAALGIEEARALLRETEEEMSGNRVAAAS, encoded by the coding sequence ATGACCAAGGAACTTGGCGTCGGCATCATCGGATGCGGCAACATCTCCACCACCTACTTCAAGCTTGCCCCGCTTTTCCGGGGCATCAAGGTTGTCGCCTGCGCCGACATCAACCCGGCGGCAGCCGAGGCGCGGGCGGCCGAATACGGCGTTAAAGCTGAGAGCATCGAGGCGCTGCTCGCCAATCCCGATGTCGACATCGTCGTCAACCTGACCATTCCGGACGCGCACTATCCGGTCTCCAAGGCAATCCTCGAAGCCGGCAAACACGTCTATTCGGAAAAGCCGCTGGTGCTCTCCCTGGAGCAGGGCGAGGAGTTGAGGGCGATCGCCAAGGCGAAGGGCCTTTCCGTCGGCTGCGCGCCGGACACCTTCCTCGGCGGCGCGCATCAGCTTGCCCGTAGCTATGTTGACGCGGGCAAGATCGGCCGGGTGACCTCGGGCACCTGCCACGTCATGAACCCGGGCATGGAGATGTGGCATCCGAACCCGGACTTCTTCTTCCTGCCCGGCGGCGGCCCGATCCTCGATCTCGGTCCCTACTACATCGCCAACCTGATCAACCTGATCGGTCCGGTGAAGCGCGTGGCGGCGCTCGCCACCATGGCCAACCCGACCCGCACGATCACCAGCGAACCGCGCAAGGGCGAGGTGATCCCGGTCAGGACGCCCACCAACATCCACGCGCTGCTCGAATTTGAGAACGGCGCGACGATCACGCTGTCGGCCAGCTGGGATGTCTGGTCGCACCGCCATGCCAACATGGAGCTTTACGGCACCGAAGGCTCGCTCTACGTGCCCGACCCGAACTTCTTCGGCGGCACGGTGGAAGCAAGCGGCCGCGACAAGAAAATCGAGCCGCTGGAGCCCTGGGATCATCCTTTCGGTGTTGCCAACCAGGAGCATCCGCAGGGGCCGATGGCGAATTACCGCACCGCCGGCCTTGCCGACATGGCGCTCGCCATCCTCGAAGGCCGCGATGCCCGCTGCTCGCTCGACCGCGCGCTGCACGGCGTCGACGTCATGGTGTCGATCCTGAAATCTGGCGAGGAGGGACGTTTCGTCGAACTCTCCACCACCTGCACCCAGCCGGCCGCCCTCGGCA